A portion of the Pectobacterium brasiliense genome contains these proteins:
- a CDS encoding MFS transporter, giving the protein MSLDINSSSIATKGKRTFRNLRWWVLGLFLLGVTVNYITRNSLGILAPELKTSMGITTEQYSWIVGAFQLAYTIFQPICGWLIDVIGLKMGFMICAVIWALMCIFHAGAGSWLHLAILRFFMGASEAAATPANAKTLGEWFPKKERPIAAGWAGVGFSIGAMLAPPIIVVAHAYLGWQGAFMFTGGLALLWVALWWLFYHNPEDHPNLSREELDFIRQDNEAPPVKLPFFTALKTVSKNKRFYGIAIPAFMAEPAWAVLSFWVPLYLANERGMDLKQIAMFAWLPFLAADLGSVASGYLTRLYVRWFGCSRVNSIVASSVTGAFLMLSLALVAISKDPWVAILLISIGGFGHQVISCMLSALVVESFDKGQMATVNGMRGSFAWIASFLFSLLIGVTADKIGFNPLFVAMGFFDLIGAIFLIAFIAERRGKTRSQA; this is encoded by the coding sequence ATGAGTCTCGATATCAATTCGTCCTCCATCGCTACCAAAGGTAAACGGACATTCAGAAACCTGCGTTGGTGGGTGCTGGGCCTGTTCCTGCTCGGCGTTACCGTGAATTACATCACCCGTAATTCGCTGGGCATTCTGGCACCGGAACTGAAAACCAGTATGGGCATCACCACCGAGCAATATTCCTGGATTGTAGGTGCATTCCAGCTGGCCTATACCATTTTCCAGCCGATTTGCGGTTGGCTGATCGATGTCATCGGTCTGAAAATGGGTTTTATGATCTGCGCGGTGATCTGGGCGCTGATGTGTATCTTCCACGCGGGTGCGGGAAGCTGGCTGCATCTGGCGATCTTGCGTTTCTTTATGGGCGCGTCAGAAGCGGCGGCGACACCGGCGAATGCCAAAACGCTGGGCGAATGGTTCCCTAAAAAGGAACGCCCGATTGCGGCAGGTTGGGCCGGTGTCGGTTTTTCCATCGGTGCGATGCTGGCACCGCCGATTATCGTTGTGGCGCATGCCTATCTGGGCTGGCAGGGTGCGTTTATGTTCACCGGTGGGTTGGCGCTGCTCTGGGTGGCGCTGTGGTGGTTGTTCTACCACAACCCCGAAGATCACCCGAATTTAAGCCGAGAGGAGCTGGATTTCATCCGTCAGGACAATGAGGCACCTCCGGTCAAACTGCCTTTCTTCACCGCACTGAAAACTGTCTCAAAAAACAAACGCTTTTATGGTATCGCGATTCCAGCCTTTATGGCGGAGCCCGCGTGGGCCGTGCTCAGCTTTTGGGTGCCGCTCTATCTGGCGAATGAACGCGGGATGGATCTGAAACAAATTGCGATGTTCGCGTGGCTGCCGTTCCTTGCCGCCGATCTCGGCAGCGTTGCCAGCGGCTACCTCACCCGGCTCTACGTTCGCTGGTTCGGCTGTTCGCGCGTCAACTCGATTGTGGCGAGTTCGGTTACGGGGGCGTTTTTGATGCTGTCGCTGGCGCTGGTTGCTATCAGTAAAGATCCGTGGGTGGCGATTCTGCTGATTTCCATCGGTGGGTTTGGTCATCAGGTGATTTCCTGCATGTTGAGCGCACTGGTCGTGGAATCGTTTGATAAAGGGCAGATGGCAACGGTGAACGGGATGCGCGGTTCGTTTGCCTGGATTGCCAGCTTCCTGTTCTCGCTGCTGATTGGCGTCACCGCCGACAAAATCGGGTTTAACCCGCTGTTTGTCGCGATGGGCTTCTTCGATCTGATCGGTGCCATCTTCCTGATCGCATTTATTGCTGAACGTCGTGGGAAAACGCGGTCGCAGGCATAA
- a CDS encoding LacI family DNA-binding transcriptional regulator, with amino-acid sequence MKGNLKIREIAQRTGYSISTVSRVLSGQSNTSEQAKADILNCARQCGVLADLANGRLLLNGLTIFAPPRAFDIRSDIFYHKVVQSIIDALKPHDVRVRYCGLEENDSDAALFLDKMRDPATEAALLIGIDDPYIHALAADSGKPCILINCIDRKMRLPGVAPAHRLIGEFSAHYLFEQGHHTVLTLLCLRRYTMELRLDGIRDAYQHHNLPFSSEDNLLALDNFSTADAEQAMTAFLARCPRDKWPTAILAGGDFIAVGVVNALTKAGLRVPQDVSVMSMDGFNLSAIHDVPLTSVHVPREALGEEAVRLLQYRLIRPDAPVGNLLLNGTLVVHQSVRRLRASKSVAPVQDESLYD; translated from the coding sequence ATGAAAGGAAACCTGAAAATACGCGAAATTGCGCAGCGGACGGGCTACTCGATCAGTACGGTCTCACGCGTGCTGTCTGGTCAGTCCAATACCAGCGAGCAGGCAAAAGCAGACATTCTCAACTGCGCCCGCCAGTGCGGCGTACTGGCCGATCTCGCCAACGGCCGCCTGCTGTTGAACGGACTCACTATCTTCGCCCCGCCGCGCGCTTTTGATATTCGGTCCGACATCTTCTACCACAAAGTGGTACAGAGCATCATTGATGCCCTGAAGCCACACGATGTGCGAGTGCGGTACTGTGGACTGGAGGAAAATGACAGCGATGCGGCGCTATTTTTAGACAAAATGCGCGATCCGGCCACGGAGGCGGCGCTGCTGATTGGCATCGACGATCCCTATATTCACGCGCTGGCGGCGGACAGCGGTAAACCCTGCATATTGATTAACTGCATTGACCGTAAGATGCGATTGCCGGGTGTAGCACCCGCACATCGCTTGATAGGCGAGTTCTCCGCCCACTATCTCTTCGAGCAAGGGCACCATACCGTGTTGACGCTGCTGTGCCTGCGTCGCTACACGATGGAATTGCGTCTGGACGGGATTCGGGATGCCTATCAGCACCATAATCTGCCGTTTTCTAGCGAGGACAATTTGCTGGCGTTGGATAATTTCAGCACGGCAGACGCCGAACAGGCGATGACGGCCTTTTTAGCCCGCTGCCCGCGAGATAAATGGCCTACAGCTATTCTCGCAGGCGGTGATTTCATCGCGGTCGGGGTGGTTAATGCTTTGACCAAAGCAGGGCTACGCGTGCCGCAAGATGTCTCAGTGATGAGCATGGATGGCTTCAATCTGTCGGCCATTCACGACGTCCCGCTCACATCGGTGCATGTGCCGCGTGAGGCGCTGGGCGAAGAAGCCGTCAGGCTATTGCAATATCGCCTGATCCGCCCCGATGCCCCGGTTGGCAACCTGTTACTAAACGGTACGCTGGTGGTTCACCAGTCCGTCAGGCGACTGCGTGCCAGTAAATCAGTGGCACCGGTACAGGATGAAAGCCTCTACGACTGA
- a CDS encoding LysR family transcriptional regulator → MDIKQLQYLCNLEKERHFGRAAEASFVSQPTLSMRLKNLERELDLALINRGNNFEGFTAEGERVLAWAREIVSVYQGLKLEVASLKRGVSGVLRIGAVPQSSIALSSLLAAVNKVYPQLDFQISLFSADQLLEALNAHSVDVGIGFFEFSTLQELHFQASPLTEQGVDLLFHPHHFPQLVGETPLPLAALSAVPLCLAEASRYFRRYLDSHFREMGISPWVKVESSSVLQLIQSAYVGLGCGIVPHGSLIPDMTPALTLRPLQFPPMRRRAAVVVAQAGRATPLAQNFFDAAQVWLQAQS, encoded by the coding sequence ATGGATATTAAGCAACTGCAATACCTGTGCAATCTGGAGAAAGAGCGCCATTTTGGCCGGGCAGCGGAAGCCAGTTTTGTCAGTCAGCCAACGCTCTCCATGCGGTTGAAAAATCTGGAGCGAGAGCTGGATCTGGCGTTAATCAATCGGGGTAACAATTTTGAAGGCTTTACCGCCGAAGGTGAACGCGTGCTGGCCTGGGCGCGGGAAATCGTCTCGGTTTATCAGGGACTAAAGCTGGAAGTGGCGTCGCTGAAACGCGGTGTGAGCGGCGTATTACGCATCGGCGCGGTGCCGCAAAGCAGTATCGCGCTGTCGAGCCTGCTGGCAGCGGTGAACAAGGTTTACCCGCAGCTGGATTTTCAGATCTCGCTGTTCAGTGCGGATCAGCTACTGGAAGCGCTGAATGCGCATTCGGTGGATGTCGGCATCGGCTTTTTTGAGTTTTCGACGCTACAGGAACTGCACTTTCAGGCGTCGCCGCTGACGGAGCAGGGCGTTGATCTGTTGTTCCATCCGCACCATTTTCCACAGCTAGTAGGAGAGACGCCGCTGCCTCTCGCTGCGCTTTCCGCGGTTCCGCTCTGTCTGGCGGAAGCAAGCCGCTATTTCCGTCGCTATCTGGATAGCCATTTCCGTGAAATGGGCATCTCGCCGTGGGTCAAGGTGGAAAGTTCTTCTGTTCTCCAACTGATCCAAAGTGCCTATGTCGGGCTCGGGTGCGGCATTGTGCCCCACGGCAGCCTGATCCCGGACATGACGCCGGCATTAACGCTGCGACCGCTGCAATTTCCGCCGATGCGCCGCCGCGCGGCTGTCGTTGTCGCGCAGGCTGGCCGAGCGACGCCGCTGGCGCAGAACTTCTTTGACGCGGCGCAGGTGTGGTTGCAGGCTCAGTCGTAG
- a CDS encoding FdhF/YdeP family oxidoreductase — translation MKFKPSIKPYRNAAGGWGSLEATTRFVLDSKQALKNIRNLLRVNKSKGFDCPGCAWGDDNSSTFSFCENGAKAVSWEATCKAVDLDFFAAHSVTTLRQQSNYFLEYQGRLTHPMRYDRASDRYVPIDWDAAFALIAHHIGNMAHPNQVELYTSGRASNEASYLYQLFGRMLGTNNFPDCSNMCHEASGIGLKQSIGVGKGTIRLDDFEHADAIFVFGQNPGTNHPRMLHSLRHAADRGAHVVSFNTLRERGLERFANPQNPLELLTPLSGTISETYLQPNLGGDMAAVRGMVKALLETHRQRLSAGETGLFDQDFLSTHTQQVDEYLAVVDATSWQKIEQQSGLSEAQLRYVAAIYQQSPRVICTWAMGITQHKHSVATVREIVNLQLLFGQLGKPGAGLCPVRGHSNVQGNRTMGIDEKPTAAFLDRLAAHYDFTPPYAAGHNTVEALEAMLRDEIKVLIALGGNLAAAAPDSARTEEALSRCDLTVHISTKLNRSHLVTGKVDALILPTLGRTDLDMQASGAQFITVEDSFSMVHASQGVGQPLSPLQRSETAIVCGIANSVLGNEKLDWLALADDYSRIRDHIAATIPNFTDFNANCDLPGGFYLGNAAAELHFNTLNGKAQFSHAALPDTLFPQLQGSDVPFTLQTLRSHDQYNTTIYGLDDRYRGVYGQREVLFMHPDDISALGLEDGDLVDIETLWNDGITRIVNGFKLVSYAIPRGNLAAYYPETNPLVPLSSFGDETHTPTSKSVPVVVRRSTQAESLLRIA, via the coding sequence ATGAAATTCAAACCATCCATCAAGCCATACCGCAATGCGGCTGGCGGCTGGGGCTCATTGGAAGCCACCACGCGCTTTGTTCTCGACAGCAAGCAAGCGCTGAAAAATATCCGAAACTTGTTGCGGGTCAATAAATCGAAAGGATTTGATTGCCCCGGCTGTGCCTGGGGGGATGACAACAGCAGCACGTTCAGTTTCTGTGAAAACGGCGCGAAAGCGGTCAGTTGGGAAGCGACGTGCAAAGCGGTCGATCTGGATTTTTTCGCCGCCCACAGCGTCACGACGCTACGCCAGCAGAGCAACTATTTCCTTGAGTATCAGGGCCGTTTAACCCACCCGATGCGCTACGACCGTGCCAGCGATCGCTATGTCCCTATCGACTGGGATGCGGCGTTTGCGCTGATCGCTCACCATATCGGTAACATGGCACACCCTAATCAGGTGGAGCTTTATACGTCTGGCCGTGCCAGCAACGAAGCGTCTTATCTGTATCAGCTTTTTGGCCGCATGCTAGGCACCAACAATTTTCCTGACTGCTCGAACATGTGTCATGAAGCTAGCGGAATCGGTCTGAAACAGAGTATTGGCGTCGGTAAAGGCACTATCCGGCTGGATGATTTCGAACACGCTGACGCGATTTTCGTCTTCGGGCAGAACCCTGGCACAAATCACCCACGTATGCTGCACAGCCTGCGCCATGCCGCCGATCGCGGTGCGCACGTCGTCTCGTTTAATACGCTACGCGAGCGCGGTCTGGAACGTTTTGCCAATCCGCAGAATCCGCTGGAGCTGCTCACGCCGCTGTCTGGCACCATTAGCGAAACCTACCTGCAACCCAATCTGGGTGGCGATATGGCTGCCGTGCGCGGCATGGTCAAAGCGCTGCTGGAAACGCATCGCCAGCGCCTGTCCGCTGGGGAAACGGGCTTATTCGATCAGGATTTCTTGTCCACGCATACCCAACAGGTGGACGAATACCTTGCCGTTGTCGACGCCACCAGTTGGCAGAAAATCGAACAGCAGTCCGGCCTGAGCGAAGCGCAGTTGCGTTATGTCGCGGCGATTTATCAGCAGTCGCCGCGCGTGATTTGCACCTGGGCGATGGGGATTACCCAGCACAAGCATTCCGTCGCCACCGTGCGGGAGATTGTGAACCTGCAACTGCTGTTCGGGCAGCTAGGGAAACCGGGCGCGGGGCTGTGTCCGGTACGCGGTCATAGCAATGTGCAGGGCAACCGCACCATGGGGATCGATGAGAAACCGACGGCTGCGTTTCTCGATCGTCTGGCCGCACATTATGACTTCACACCGCCTTACGCCGCAGGCCACAACACGGTAGAAGCGCTGGAAGCGATGTTGCGTGATGAGATAAAAGTGCTGATCGCGCTGGGCGGTAACCTCGCCGCCGCCGCACCGGATTCGGCACGCACCGAAGAAGCGCTCAGCCGCTGCGATCTAACCGTACATATCAGCACCAAGCTCAACCGCAGCCATCTGGTGACCGGCAAAGTCGATGCATTGATTCTGCCGACGCTCGGTCGTACCGATCTCGATATGCAGGCCAGCGGCGCGCAGTTTATTACCGTCGAGGATTCCTTCAGTATGGTGCACGCCTCGCAGGGTGTCGGGCAGCCGCTTTCACCGTTGCAGCGTTCAGAGACAGCGATTGTTTGCGGTATTGCCAATTCAGTTCTCGGCAATGAAAAGCTCGACTGGTTGGCGCTGGCGGACGATTACTCACGTATCCGTGACCATATCGCCGCGACGATTCCCAACTTTACCGATTTTAATGCCAACTGCGACCTGCCGGGCGGATTCTATCTCGGTAACGCCGCGGCTGAACTGCACTTCAATACCCTCAACGGGAAAGCGCAATTCAGCCATGCCGCACTGCCCGACACGCTGTTTCCGCAGCTACAAGGCAGCGATGTACCCTTTACGCTGCAAACCCTGCGCTCACACGATCAGTACAACACCACGATTTATGGTCTGGATGACCGCTATCGCGGCGTGTACGGACAGCGGGAAGTGCTGTTCATGCACCCGGATGACATCAGCGCGTTAGGGTTGGAAGACGGCGATTTGGTCGATATCGAAACGCTGTGGAACGATGGTATTACGCGTATCGTCAACGGCTTCAAGCTGGTGAGCTACGCGATTCCGCGCGGCAATCTGGCGGCCTATTACCCGGAAACCAACCCGCTAGTGCCGTTGTCCAGCTTCGGGGATGAAACGCATACGCCGACCTCTAAGTCTGTGCCAGTTGTCGTTCGTCGCAGTACGCAGGCGGAATCTCTGTTGCGTATCGCCTAA
- a CDS encoding exoribonuclease II, translated as MFQDNPLLAQLKQQLHSQTPRVEGVVKGTDKGFGFLEADGQKSYFIPPPHMKKVMHGDRITATLHTEKEREIVEPETLIEPFLTRFVGRIHKKDDRLSITPDHPLLKDAIPCRAARDVTHDFQEGDWAVAEMRRHPLKGDRGFHAELTQYITTGDDPLVPWWVTLSRHNLERMAPEVEATERHDGELVREDLTALSFVTIDSASTEDMDDALYVQDNGDGSLQLTIAIADPTAYVAADSELDNIARQRAFTNYLPGFNIPMLPRPLSDDICSLRPDERRPVLACRVTIAADGALGDDIHFFAAWIESKAKLAYENVSDWLENQGEWQPQNDAIAEQIRLLHRLCLARSEWRTTHALVFKDRPDYRFLLGEKGDVLDIVVEHRRIANRIVEESMITANVCAAIVLRDKLGFGIYNVHNGFDPASIEQAVAVLDTHGVQADAQALLTLEGFCTLRRELDAQPTQFLDSRIRRFQSFAEVSTTPGPHFGLGLEAYATWTSPIRKYGDMVNHRLLKAVITGQAAEKPQDDVTVQLAERRRLNRMAERDVGDWLYARYLKDKAGTDSRFNAEIIDVTRGGLRVRLLDNGAVAFIPSSFIHAVRDELVCSQEMGTLSVKGDVVYRQGDTLDVVIAEVRLETRSIVAKPAA; from the coding sequence ATGTTTCAAGATAATCCGCTGCTTGCACAGCTAAAACAGCAACTTCACTCTCAGACACCGCGTGTTGAAGGTGTCGTCAAAGGCACCGATAAAGGATTTGGCTTTCTTGAAGCTGACGGACAAAAAAGCTATTTCATTCCCCCTCCGCACATGAAAAAAGTGATGCACGGTGACCGGATTACCGCCACCCTGCATACGGAAAAAGAGCGGGAAATTGTCGAGCCAGAAACGCTGATCGAACCCTTCCTTACCCGATTTGTTGGGCGCATCCATAAAAAAGACGATCGCTTATCCATTACGCCTGACCACCCGCTGCTGAAAGATGCCATCCCTTGCCGCGCCGCGCGTGATGTCACGCACGATTTTCAGGAAGGCGATTGGGCTGTAGCCGAAATGCGCCGTCATCCATTGAAGGGCGACCGTGGATTTCATGCTGAACTGACGCAGTACATCACGACAGGCGATGACCCGCTGGTGCCATGGTGGGTGACGTTGTCACGTCATAATCTGGAGCGCATGGCCCCAGAGGTTGAAGCGACTGAGCGCCATGATGGCGAACTCGTCCGTGAAGATCTCACTGCATTAAGTTTCGTCACTATCGACAGCGCCAGCACTGAAGATATGGACGATGCGCTATACGTGCAGGACAACGGCGATGGCTCGCTGCAATTAACCATCGCGATTGCCGATCCGACCGCGTATGTCGCGGCAGATAGCGAGCTGGACAACATTGCACGCCAGCGCGCCTTTACCAACTATCTGCCTGGCTTCAACATCCCGATGCTGCCACGCCCGCTGTCGGACGATATCTGTTCCTTACGCCCGGACGAGCGTCGCCCTGTCCTCGCTTGCCGCGTGACGATTGCCGCCGACGGTGCGCTGGGTGACGACATTCACTTCTTTGCCGCCTGGATCGAGTCCAAAGCCAAGTTAGCGTATGAAAACGTCTCTGACTGGCTGGAAAATCAAGGCGAATGGCAGCCGCAAAACGACGCGATTGCCGAACAAATTCGTTTGCTGCACCGCCTCTGTCTGGCTCGTAGCGAATGGCGCACCACCCACGCGCTGGTGTTTAAAGATCGCCCGGATTACCGCTTCCTGCTGGGTGAGAAAGGCGATGTGTTGGATATCGTGGTTGAACATCGCCGCATCGCCAACCGTATCGTTGAAGAATCCATGATTACAGCCAACGTCTGTGCGGCCATTGTGCTGCGCGATAAGCTGGGCTTCGGCATCTATAACGTGCATAACGGCTTCGATCCTGCCTCGATCGAACAAGCGGTTGCCGTGCTGGATACCCATGGTGTTCAAGCTGACGCGCAAGCGCTGTTGACGCTGGAAGGATTCTGTACGCTGCGCCGCGAGCTGGATGCACAGCCGACGCAGTTCCTGGACAGCCGCATTCGCCGCTTCCAGTCCTTCGCGGAAGTGAGCACCACGCCGGGGCCGCACTTTGGTCTGGGGCTGGAAGCCTACGCCACCTGGACATCGCCGATCCGTAAATACGGCGACATGGTGAACCACCGTTTGTTGAAAGCGGTTATCACCGGACAAGCCGCAGAAAAACCACAGGACGACGTTACGGTACAGCTGGCAGAACGCCGCCGCCTTAACCGTATGGCTGAGCGTGATGTTGGCGACTGGCTGTACGCCCGCTACCTCAAAGACAAGGCCGGTACGGATAGTCGCTTCAATGCGGAAATCATTGACGTCACACGCGGTGGCCTGCGCGTTCGCCTGCTGGATAACGGCGCAGTGGCGTTTATCCCGTCCTCCTTTATTCACGCCGTACGCGATGAGTTGGTGTGCAGTCAGGAAATGGGCACCCTCTCAGTGAAAGGCGACGTGGTTTATCGTCAGGGTGATACGCTGGACGTGGTTATCGCTGAAGTGCGTCTGGAAACGCGCAGCATCGTGGCAAAACCTGCCGCCTAA